From a region of the Hemibagrus wyckioides isolate EC202008001 linkage group LG06, SWU_Hwy_1.0, whole genome shotgun sequence genome:
- the nek1 gene encoding serine/threonine-protein kinase Nek1 isoform X3, with protein MDKYEKVKKIGEGSFGKAILVKSREDGHQYVIKEIGISRMSNKERQESRKEVAVLANMSHPNIVQYKESFEENGCLYIVMDYCEGGDLFKKINNQKGLFPEEQILDWFVQICLALKHVHDRKILHRDIKSQNIFLTKDGTIQLGDFGIARVLNSTVELARTCIGTPYYLSPEICENKPYNNKSDIWALGCVLYEMCTLKHAFEAGNMKNLVLNIIRGSYPPVSVHYSQDLRALLGQLFKRNPRERPSVSAILDKPFLARRIQKFLSPQLIAQEFSQSLLVKHPKISVAQGVPAKHPVPGPASITPAQKFSKPAAKYGVPLTARRPADAVRKPADAVRKAVERKPGVKLKQASPSAAVQRRMRRVEEERRKHEDGVRKKRMELMERERKQREQAAQVKRFEREKLNRINRAREQGWRNVLSSSGGSSPERKFFGGGGGGVPPTPVPIPSPLPGPVHVPPSLPGSVPGPKAVEAGIPAKAAKDPGMPNGHTGLSDHHSVKSQARRTSLQNESVTKNDYANRLRAQVAAERAKQVQEFLQRKQEALLNKVRAEGQLGARQNLATIFASRTNSSRSRRPRVNKEEEEYLARLRQIRLQNFNERQQIKARLRGEKPDSECSDSQESCEELELRRKKIEALKAQSKARAAILKEQLEKKRREAYEKEKKAWEEHLVARGVKVDLGPPKAAAPPQPDHAPQDAITKAMPTSRPTTPAISMTAALKDVGVTASEQKSPIKEDPAKPEASDVQNERKEILRRLNHNLMAHPSKEVDEQETTPVLTEPGPTPQPCQPVTDERPQTGGDRRRWETGAPPVLSVAPYTLEDTCSTMAVSQTASLEASPVCGDRKKWQPGDVPLAVAHQTLEDTSITTAEQTTGEVIPMEAWQGEGRKVWGQTPVSQVLKILEEAELQPLTQCLDNSSICDHKHTESLNPTLGPSDDPDGVTLGPYPQPSQAVIDQNQEEQVMVSQVQDQPAISPDQKKVVIEQVQGQHGPDQEKQAITDQDLHQHTSSDQDQDQHIAAIYQDHEKVCPKAPSDTEVISSQELKPDSSHESIPDDKGTDETDEVECLVLEADLPQTSKHPAEVVNAWGQKTHQPGPEEGSAALLEKQNEDQTLGAEDEQQVGVTVPGDAAFVKLSCSPAHRRAVALSTMSVQSSVEDTSSSLASRSRSVSPLRRHEDALLIGLSTGLFDANNPKMLRTCSLPDLSKIFSGSTEPDGASAHDNNLEIEDLEDKEDEQSDTDISFHLSAYEDEDLRELRASMERLLQQQRSDDDDDDEDDEEGSPMEGTLKSAAAVEQDDDNPENSPEEEASNGHDAEEDEEQNSESKLNEEWQSDDSEEEGRSDLEQQDSIFSRLEELRFHLEQAMGFEHFIQAYNKIKAIIEDEDKSIAVGSNMVQSILGPEHQHLYPKILHLVMADGAYEEDNDE; from the exons ATGGATAAAtatgagaaggtgaagaagaTCGGGGAGGGCTCGTTCGGGAAGGCCATCCTGGTAAAGTCCAGGGAGGATGGTCACCAGTATGTCATCAAGGAGATCGGCATCTCCAGG ATGTCtaataaagagagacaggagTCACGCAAAGAAGTGGCCGTGTTGGCTAACATGAGTCACCCCAACATTGTGCAGTACAAGGAGTCATTTGAAG AGAACGGCTGCTTGTATATAGTGATGGACTACTGTGAAGGAGGCGACCTGTTTAAGAAGATCAATAACCAGAAAGGACTTTTCCCTGAGGAACAG ATTCTTGACTGGTTTGTACAGATCTGCCTGGCACTCAAACACGTACACGATCGTAAGATCCTTCACAGGGACATCAAGTCACAG AATATTTTCCTGACTAAAGATGGTACAATACAGCTAGGGGACTTTGGGATCGCCAGAGTTTTAAACAG tACCGTGGAGCTGGCCAGGACCTGCATCGGCACGCCTTACTATCTTTCCCCTGAGATCTGTGAAAATAAACCGTACAACAATAAAAG TGATATTTGGGCCTTGGGATGTGTCCTGTATGAAATGTGCACACTTAAGCATGCT tTCGAAGCCGGGAACATGAAGAATTTGGTGCTGAACATCATCCGAGGTTCATATCCCCCAGTGTCGGTGCATTACTCTCAGGACCTGCGGGCTCTCTTAGGCCAGCTTTTCAAACGCAACCCGAGGGAGAGACCCTCTGTCAGTGCGATACTGGACAAGCCATTTCTCGCCCGCAGAATCCAGAAGTTTCTCTCTCCACag CTCATTGCTCAGGAATTCAGCCAATCTCTTCTcgtcaaacatcccaaaataagtGTCGCCCAGGGAGTAccag CCAAACACCCAGTCCCTGGTCCAGCATCTATTACCCCTGCCCAGAAATTCAGCAAGCCAGCTGCTAAATACGGAGTGCCTTTAACAGCCAGGAGACCTGCCGACGCTGTCCGGAAACCGGCCGACGCTGTCAGGAAAGCTGTCGAGAGGAAACCCGGGGTCAAACTCAAACAG GCTTCCCCTTCAGCAGCAGTTCAGAGGAGAATGAGGCgagtggaggaggagaggaggaagcaTGAG GACGGTGTGAGGAAGAAACGGATGGagctgatggagagagagaggaaacagcgAGAGCAG GCTGCTCAGGTGAAAAGATTCGAGAGGGAAAAG CTTAATAGGATCAACCGTGCACGAGAGCAAGGCTGGAGGAACGTTTTAAGCTCCAGTGGAGGCAGTAGCCCAGAGAGGAAG TTttttggtggtggaggtggtggagtCCCTCCTACTCCGGTACCAATCCCCTCTCCTCTTCCTGGACCTGTCCATGTTCCGCCTTCACTGCCAGGCTCAGTCCCAGGACCCAAAGCTGTAGAGGCTGGCATCCCTGCAAA GGCTGCAAAAGACCCAGGCATGCCTAACGGACACACAGGCCTATCGGATCATCACTCTGTCAAGAGCCAGGCACGGAGGACAAGTCTCCAAAATGAGAGCGTGACAAAAAATGACTATGCAAACAG GCTGCGAGCTCAGGTAGCAGCAGAGAGAGCCAAACAGGTGCAGGAATTCCTGCAACGCAAGCAAGAAGCCCTGCTCAATAAAGTCCGTGCCGAAGGCCAGCTG GGGGCCCGGCAAAACCTGGCCACCATCTTTGCGAGTCGGACAAACTCATCCCGAAGCAGGAGACCCAGGGTCAACAAAGAGGAGGAG GAGTACTTGGCACGGCTGAGACAGATCAGGCTGCAGAACTTTAACGAACGCCAGCAGATTAAAGCTCGTCTCAGAGGAGAGAAG CCTGACAGTGAGTGTTCAGACAGTCAGGAGTCCTGTGAGGAGTTAGAGCTCAGGAGGAAAAAGATCGAAGCTCTGAAG GCTCAGTCAAAGGCCCGTGCAGCTATCCTGAAAGAGCAGCTAGAGAAGAAACGGAGAGAGGCTTacgagaaagaaaagaaagcatgGGAAGAGCAT CTCGTCGCTCGAGGAGTAAAGGTTGACCTCGGACCACCGAAAGCAGCTGCGCCTCCTCAGCCTGACCACGCCCCTCAGGATGCCATCACTAAAGCCATGCCCACTTCTAGACCCACCACCCCAGCCATTTCTATGACTGCAGCGCTGAAGGATGTGGGCGTG ACTGCATCTGAGCAGAAATCCCCTATAAAGGAAGATCCAGCAAAACCCGAAGCATCAGATGTTCAG AATGAGAGAAAGGAGATTCTGCGCAGACTGAATCATAATTTAATGGCTCACCCATCTAAGGAAGTGGACGAGCAAGAGACAACACCGGTTCTCACTGAACCAGGTCCCACCCCACAGCCCTGCCAGCCAGTCACAGACGAGAGACCACAAACTGGAGGTGATAGACGCAGATGGGAGACTGGAGCTCctcctgtactctcagtagcACCGTACACTCTGGAGGACACGTGTAGCACTATGGCAG TGTCTCAGACGGCATCGTTGGAGGCGAGTCCTGTCTGTGGTGACAGGAAGAAGTGGCAGCCCGGTGATGTCCCGCTTGCTGTGGCTCATCAGACTCTGGAGGACACCAGTATCACTACAGCAG AACAAACAACAGGTGAGGTCATTCCTATGGAGGCCTGGCAAGGGGAGGGGAGGAAAGTATGGGGACAGACCCCAGTTTCACAAGTTTTGAAAATCCTCGAGGAGGCTGAACTCCAGCCACTCACCCAGTGCCTGGACAACAGCAGCATTTGTGACCACAAGCACACTG AAAGCCTTAACCCTACACTGGGGCCTTCAGATGATCCTGATGGAGTTACATTGGGGCCTTACCCTCAGCCAAGCCAAGCTGTCATTGACCAAAACCAGGAAGAGCAAGTCATGGTCAGCCAGGTTCAGGATCAACCTGCTATTTCCCCGGATCAGAAAAAAGTTGTCATTGAGCAGGTCCAAGGTCAGCATGGCCCAGATCAGGAGAAACAAGCTATAACTGACCAAGACCTACATCAGCACACTTCCAGTGACCAGGACCAAGATCAGCACATTGCTGCCATTTATCAGGACCATGAGAAAGTGTGTCCAAAGGCTCCATCAGACACAGAAGTAATCAGCAGTCAAGAGCTTAAACCAGACTCCTCACATGAGAGTATCCCTGATGATAAAGGTACCGACG AAACAGATGAAGTAGAGTGTTTAGTTCTGGAGGCGGACCTTCCACAAACTTCCAAACATCCTGCAGAAGTGGTAAATGCTTGGGGACAGAAGACTCACCAACCTGG GCCAGAAGAGGGCAGTGCAGCACTGCTGGAGAAGCAAAACGAAGATCAGACGCTAGGTGCAGAGGATGAACAGCAAGTTGGAGTTACAG tgccTGGCGATGCTGCCTTTGTGAAGTTGAGCTGTAGTCCAGCGCACAGACGTGCAGTGGCACTGTCCACCATGTCTGTCCAGTCCTCAGTGGAAGACACGTCATCTTCGCTCGCCTCCCGCTCACGCTCTGTGTCGCCTCTACGCCGCCACGAAGATGCACTTTTGATCGGTCTCTCCACCGGCCTTTTTGATGCCAACAACCCTAAG ATGCTGAGGACATGCTCTCTACCAGATCTCAGCAAAATCTTTAGCGGCTCTACAGAACCTGATGGTGCCTCCGCCCATGACAACAATCTGGAGATAGAAGACCTGGAGGACAAAGAGGATGAGCAGTCTGACACAGA TATTTCTTTCCATCTCAGTGCATACGAGGATGAAGATCTCCGAGAGCTCCGAGCCTCTATGGAGAGGCTGCTTCAACAGCAACGGAGTGATGACGATGACGACGACGAAGACGACGAGGAGGGCAGTCCGATGGAGGGTACCTTGAAGAGTGCAGCAGCCGTGGAGCAGGATGATGACAATCCTGAGAACAGTCCTGAAGAAGAGGCCAGTAATGGGCATGACgcagaggaggatgaagagcaGAACAGCGAGAGCAAGCTTAACGAGGAGTGGCAGTCGG ATGACAGTGAGGAAGAGGGGAGGAGTGATTTGGAGCAGCAAGACAGCATATTCAGCCGTCTGGAAGAGCTGCGTTTTCATCTGGAGCAGGCCATGGGCTTTGAGCACTTCATCCAAGCCTACAACAAGATCAAG
- the nek1 gene encoding serine/threonine-protein kinase Nek1 isoform X1: MDKYEKVKKIGEGSFGKAILVKSREDGHQYVIKEIGISRMSNKERQESRKEVAVLANMSHPNIVQYKESFEENGCLYIVMDYCEGGDLFKKINNQKGLFPEEQILDWFVQICLALKHVHDRKILHRDIKSQNIFLTKDGTIQLGDFGIARVLNSTVELARTCIGTPYYLSPEICENKPYNNKSDIWALGCVLYEMCTLKHAFEAGNMKNLVLNIIRGSYPPVSVHYSQDLRALLGQLFKRNPRERPSVSAILDKPFLARRIQKFLSPQLIAQEFSQSLLVKHPKISVAQGVPAKHPVPGPASITPAQKFSKPAAKYGVPLTARRPADAVRKPADAVRKAVERKPGVKLKQASPSAAVQRRMRRVEEERRKHEDGVRKKRMELMERERKQREQMFLLKAAQVKRFEREKLNRINRAREQGWRNVLSSSGGSSPERKFFGGGGGGVPPTPVPIPSPLPGPVHVPPSLPGSVPGPKAVEAGIPAKAAKDPGMPNGHTGLSDHHSVKSQARRTSLQNESVTKNDYANRLRAQVAAERAKQVQEFLQRKQEALLNKVRAEGQLGARQNLATIFASRTNSSRSRRPRVNKEEEEYLARLRQIRLQNFNERQQIKARLRGEKPDSECSDSQESCEELELRRKKIEALKAQSKARAAILKEQLEKKRREAYEKEKKAWEEHLVARGVKVDLGPPKAAAPPQPDHAPQDAITKAMPTSRPTTPAISMTAALKDVGVTASEQKSPIKEDPAKPEASDVQNERKEILRRLNHNLMAHPSKEVDEQETTPVLTEPGPTPQPCQPVTDERPQTGGDRRRWETGAPPVLSVAPYTLEDTCSTMAVSQTASLEASPVCGDRKKWQPGDVPLAVAHQTLEDTSITTAEQTTGEVIPMEAWQGEGRKVWGQTPVSQVLKILEEAELQPLTQCLDNSSICDHKHTESLNPTLGPSDDPDGVTLGPYPQPSQAVIDQNQEEQVMVSQVQDQPAISPDQKKVVIEQVQGQHGPDQEKQAITDQDLHQHTSSDQDQDQHIAAIYQDHEKVCPKAPSDTEVISSQELKPDSSHESIPDDKGTDETDEVECLVLEADLPQTSKHPAEVVNAWGQKTHQPGPEEGSAALLEKQNEDQTLGAEDEQQVGVTVPGDAAFVKLSCSPAHRRAVALSTMSVQSSVEDTSSSLASRSRSVSPLRRHEDALLIGLSTGLFDANNPKMLRTCSLPDLSKIFSGSTEPDGASAHDNNLEIEDLEDKEDEQSDTDISFHLSAYEDEDLRELRASMERLLQQQRSDDDDDDEDDEEGSPMEGTLKSAAAVEQDDDNPENSPEEEASNGHDAEEDEEQNSESKLNEEWQSDDSEEEGRSDLEQQDSIFSRLEELRFHLEQAMGFEHFIQAYNKIKAIIEDEDKSIAVGSNMVQSILGPEHQHLYPKILHLVMADGAYEEDNDE, from the exons ATGGATAAAtatgagaaggtgaagaagaTCGGGGAGGGCTCGTTCGGGAAGGCCATCCTGGTAAAGTCCAGGGAGGATGGTCACCAGTATGTCATCAAGGAGATCGGCATCTCCAGG ATGTCtaataaagagagacaggagTCACGCAAAGAAGTGGCCGTGTTGGCTAACATGAGTCACCCCAACATTGTGCAGTACAAGGAGTCATTTGAAG AGAACGGCTGCTTGTATATAGTGATGGACTACTGTGAAGGAGGCGACCTGTTTAAGAAGATCAATAACCAGAAAGGACTTTTCCCTGAGGAACAG ATTCTTGACTGGTTTGTACAGATCTGCCTGGCACTCAAACACGTACACGATCGTAAGATCCTTCACAGGGACATCAAGTCACAG AATATTTTCCTGACTAAAGATGGTACAATACAGCTAGGGGACTTTGGGATCGCCAGAGTTTTAAACAG tACCGTGGAGCTGGCCAGGACCTGCATCGGCACGCCTTACTATCTTTCCCCTGAGATCTGTGAAAATAAACCGTACAACAATAAAAG TGATATTTGGGCCTTGGGATGTGTCCTGTATGAAATGTGCACACTTAAGCATGCT tTCGAAGCCGGGAACATGAAGAATTTGGTGCTGAACATCATCCGAGGTTCATATCCCCCAGTGTCGGTGCATTACTCTCAGGACCTGCGGGCTCTCTTAGGCCAGCTTTTCAAACGCAACCCGAGGGAGAGACCCTCTGTCAGTGCGATACTGGACAAGCCATTTCTCGCCCGCAGAATCCAGAAGTTTCTCTCTCCACag CTCATTGCTCAGGAATTCAGCCAATCTCTTCTcgtcaaacatcccaaaataagtGTCGCCCAGGGAGTAccag CCAAACACCCAGTCCCTGGTCCAGCATCTATTACCCCTGCCCAGAAATTCAGCAAGCCAGCTGCTAAATACGGAGTGCCTTTAACAGCCAGGAGACCTGCCGACGCTGTCCGGAAACCGGCCGACGCTGTCAGGAAAGCTGTCGAGAGGAAACCCGGGGTCAAACTCAAACAG GCTTCCCCTTCAGCAGCAGTTCAGAGGAGAATGAGGCgagtggaggaggagaggaggaagcaTGAG GACGGTGTGAGGAAGAAACGGATGGagctgatggagagagagaggaaacagcgAGAGCAG ATGTTTCTCTTGAAGGCTGCTCAGGTGAAAAGATTCGAGAGGGAAAAG CTTAATAGGATCAACCGTGCACGAGAGCAAGGCTGGAGGAACGTTTTAAGCTCCAGTGGAGGCAGTAGCCCAGAGAGGAAG TTttttggtggtggaggtggtggagtCCCTCCTACTCCGGTACCAATCCCCTCTCCTCTTCCTGGACCTGTCCATGTTCCGCCTTCACTGCCAGGCTCAGTCCCAGGACCCAAAGCTGTAGAGGCTGGCATCCCTGCAAA GGCTGCAAAAGACCCAGGCATGCCTAACGGACACACAGGCCTATCGGATCATCACTCTGTCAAGAGCCAGGCACGGAGGACAAGTCTCCAAAATGAGAGCGTGACAAAAAATGACTATGCAAACAG GCTGCGAGCTCAGGTAGCAGCAGAGAGAGCCAAACAGGTGCAGGAATTCCTGCAACGCAAGCAAGAAGCCCTGCTCAATAAAGTCCGTGCCGAAGGCCAGCTG GGGGCCCGGCAAAACCTGGCCACCATCTTTGCGAGTCGGACAAACTCATCCCGAAGCAGGAGACCCAGGGTCAACAAAGAGGAGGAG GAGTACTTGGCACGGCTGAGACAGATCAGGCTGCAGAACTTTAACGAACGCCAGCAGATTAAAGCTCGTCTCAGAGGAGAGAAG CCTGACAGTGAGTGTTCAGACAGTCAGGAGTCCTGTGAGGAGTTAGAGCTCAGGAGGAAAAAGATCGAAGCTCTGAAG GCTCAGTCAAAGGCCCGTGCAGCTATCCTGAAAGAGCAGCTAGAGAAGAAACGGAGAGAGGCTTacgagaaagaaaagaaagcatgGGAAGAGCAT CTCGTCGCTCGAGGAGTAAAGGTTGACCTCGGACCACCGAAAGCAGCTGCGCCTCCTCAGCCTGACCACGCCCCTCAGGATGCCATCACTAAAGCCATGCCCACTTCTAGACCCACCACCCCAGCCATTTCTATGACTGCAGCGCTGAAGGATGTGGGCGTG ACTGCATCTGAGCAGAAATCCCCTATAAAGGAAGATCCAGCAAAACCCGAAGCATCAGATGTTCAG AATGAGAGAAAGGAGATTCTGCGCAGACTGAATCATAATTTAATGGCTCACCCATCTAAGGAAGTGGACGAGCAAGAGACAACACCGGTTCTCACTGAACCAGGTCCCACCCCACAGCCCTGCCAGCCAGTCACAGACGAGAGACCACAAACTGGAGGTGATAGACGCAGATGGGAGACTGGAGCTCctcctgtactctcagtagcACCGTACACTCTGGAGGACACGTGTAGCACTATGGCAG TGTCTCAGACGGCATCGTTGGAGGCGAGTCCTGTCTGTGGTGACAGGAAGAAGTGGCAGCCCGGTGATGTCCCGCTTGCTGTGGCTCATCAGACTCTGGAGGACACCAGTATCACTACAGCAG AACAAACAACAGGTGAGGTCATTCCTATGGAGGCCTGGCAAGGGGAGGGGAGGAAAGTATGGGGACAGACCCCAGTTTCACAAGTTTTGAAAATCCTCGAGGAGGCTGAACTCCAGCCACTCACCCAGTGCCTGGACAACAGCAGCATTTGTGACCACAAGCACACTG AAAGCCTTAACCCTACACTGGGGCCTTCAGATGATCCTGATGGAGTTACATTGGGGCCTTACCCTCAGCCAAGCCAAGCTGTCATTGACCAAAACCAGGAAGAGCAAGTCATGGTCAGCCAGGTTCAGGATCAACCTGCTATTTCCCCGGATCAGAAAAAAGTTGTCATTGAGCAGGTCCAAGGTCAGCATGGCCCAGATCAGGAGAAACAAGCTATAACTGACCAAGACCTACATCAGCACACTTCCAGTGACCAGGACCAAGATCAGCACATTGCTGCCATTTATCAGGACCATGAGAAAGTGTGTCCAAAGGCTCCATCAGACACAGAAGTAATCAGCAGTCAAGAGCTTAAACCAGACTCCTCACATGAGAGTATCCCTGATGATAAAGGTACCGACG AAACAGATGAAGTAGAGTGTTTAGTTCTGGAGGCGGACCTTCCACAAACTTCCAAACATCCTGCAGAAGTGGTAAATGCTTGGGGACAGAAGACTCACCAACCTGG GCCAGAAGAGGGCAGTGCAGCACTGCTGGAGAAGCAAAACGAAGATCAGACGCTAGGTGCAGAGGATGAACAGCAAGTTGGAGTTACAG tgccTGGCGATGCTGCCTTTGTGAAGTTGAGCTGTAGTCCAGCGCACAGACGTGCAGTGGCACTGTCCACCATGTCTGTCCAGTCCTCAGTGGAAGACACGTCATCTTCGCTCGCCTCCCGCTCACGCTCTGTGTCGCCTCTACGCCGCCACGAAGATGCACTTTTGATCGGTCTCTCCACCGGCCTTTTTGATGCCAACAACCCTAAG ATGCTGAGGACATGCTCTCTACCAGATCTCAGCAAAATCTTTAGCGGCTCTACAGAACCTGATGGTGCCTCCGCCCATGACAACAATCTGGAGATAGAAGACCTGGAGGACAAAGAGGATGAGCAGTCTGACACAGA TATTTCTTTCCATCTCAGTGCATACGAGGATGAAGATCTCCGAGAGCTCCGAGCCTCTATGGAGAGGCTGCTTCAACAGCAACGGAGTGATGACGATGACGACGACGAAGACGACGAGGAGGGCAGTCCGATGGAGGGTACCTTGAAGAGTGCAGCAGCCGTGGAGCAGGATGATGACAATCCTGAGAACAGTCCTGAAGAAGAGGCCAGTAATGGGCATGACgcagaggaggatgaagagcaGAACAGCGAGAGCAAGCTTAACGAGGAGTGGCAGTCGG ATGACAGTGAGGAAGAGGGGAGGAGTGATTTGGAGCAGCAAGACAGCATATTCAGCCGTCTGGAAGAGCTGCGTTTTCATCTGGAGCAGGCCATGGGCTTTGAGCACTTCATCCAAGCCTACAACAAGATCAAG